A genome region from Leptodactylus fuscus isolate aLepFus1 chromosome 6, aLepFus1.hap2, whole genome shotgun sequence includes the following:
- the SNF8 gene encoding vacuolar-sorting protein SNF8, producing the protein MHRRGVGAGAIAKKKLAEAKYKERGTVLAEDQLVQMSKQLEMFKTNLEEFASKHKQEIRKNPQFRVQFQDMCATIGVDPLASGKGFWSEMLGVGDFYYELGVQIVEVCLALKHQNGGLITLAELHQQVLKGRGKLAQDVSQDDIIRAIKKLKVLGSGFGIIPVGGTYLVQSVPAELNMDHTVVLQLAEKKGYVTVSEIKSSLNWEKERAKHVLEHLLKEGLAWIDTQAAGEPQYWLPALFSELYSQQITPDESKVEAP; encoded by the exons ATGCACCGGAGAGGGGTGGGAGCGGGGGCGATAGCCAAGAAGAAGCTGGCGGAG GCCAAGTACAAAGAGCGAGGGACTGTCTTGGCGGAGGACCAGCTTGTACAG ATGTCTAAGCAGCTAGAAATGTTCAAAACAAATCTAGAAGAATTTGCCAGTAAACACAAGCAGGAAATTAGGAAGAATCCCCAATTCCGGGTTCAGTTTCAAGATATGTGTGCAACAATTGGAGTGGACCCTCTGGCCT CTGGTAAAGGCTTTTGGTCAGAAATGCTGGGTGTCGGAGATTTCTACTATGAGCTTGGTGTCCAGATAGTAGAAGTGTGTCTGGCTCTCAAGCACCAGAATGGAG GTCTGATAACCCTGGCTGAGCTCCACCAGCAGGTTTTGAAGGGAAGAGGGAAGCTGGCTCAGGACGTCAGTCA GGATGATATCATCAGagcaattaaaaaattaaaagtccTCGGTAGCGGTTTTGGTATCATCCCGGTTGGTGGAACCTACCTGGTGCAGTCTGTTCCTGCCGAGCTGAACATGGATCATACAGTGGTCTTACAGCTGGCGGAG AAGAAGGGCTACGTGACAGTCAGTGAAATTAAATCAAGTCTGAACTGGGAAAAAGAGAGAGCTAAACATGTGCTG GAGCATTTACTAAAGGAAGGCTTGGCCTGGATCGACACACAAGCAGCAGGGGAACCTCAATACTGGCTGCCAGCTCTCTTTTCTGAACTTTATTCGCAACAGATTACCCCAGATGAGAGCAAGGTGGAGGCTCCCTGA
- the GIP gene encoding gastric inhibitory polypeptide isoform X2 has product MMTTKYLAVFFTFIAFNTIDCEETNIRASMSSEEAQPVQRRYSEAILASDYSRSVDNMLKKNFVDWLLGRREKKSNISDFAKRQVDFQIPDFSTDTESLEGFEGNKKFMPWILKYKQMNSAQNDVNAAVCQQTLDLLMAMDLCNARFP; this is encoded by the exons ATGATGACCACAAAATATTTAGCTGTCTTTTTCACCTTTATTGCCTTCAATACCATAGATTGTGAAGAAACTAATATAAG AGCGTCAATGAGCAGTGAAGAGGCGCAGCCCGTACAGAGACGATACTCAGAGGCCATTCTAGCCAGTGACTACAGCAGATCAGTTGATAACATGCTCAAAAAGAATTTTGTGGACTGGTTGCTGGGCAGAAGAGAGAAGAAAAGCAA TATTTCTGACTTTGCCAAAAGACAGGTGGATTTCCAGATACCAGATTTCAGTACAGACACCGAATCACTGGAAGGTTTTGAAGGGAATAAGAAATTTATGCCCTGGATCTTGAAATACAAACAGATGAACAG TGCTCAGAATGATGTGAATGCAGCAGTGTGCCAGCAAACCTTGGATCTACTCATGGCGATGGATTTATGCAATGCTAG attcccctaa
- the GIP gene encoding gastric inhibitory polypeptide isoform X1 — translation MMTTKYLAVFFTFIAFNTIDCEETNIRASMSSEEAQPVQRRYSEAILASDYSRSVDNMLKKNFVDWLLGRREKKSNSISDFAKRQVDFQIPDFSTDTESLEGFEGNKKFMPWILKYKQMNSAQNDVNAAVCQQTLDLLMAMDLCNARFP, via the exons ATGATGACCACAAAATATTTAGCTGTCTTTTTCACCTTTATTGCCTTCAATACCATAGATTGTGAAGAAACTAATATAAG AGCGTCAATGAGCAGTGAAGAGGCGCAGCCCGTACAGAGACGATACTCAGAGGCCATTCTAGCCAGTGACTACAGCAGATCAGTTGATAACATGCTCAAAAAGAATTTTGTGGACTGGTTGCTGGGCAGAAGAGAGAAGAAAAGCAA CAGTATTTCTGACTTTGCCAAAAGACAGGTGGATTTCCAGATACCAGATTTCAGTACAGACACCGAATCACTGGAAGGTTTTGAAGGGAATAAGAAATTTATGCCCTGGATCTTGAAATACAAACAGATGAACAG TGCTCAGAATGATGTGAATGCAGCAGTGTGCCAGCAAACCTTGGATCTACTCATGGCGATGGATTTATGCAATGCTAG attcccctaa